In one Limosilactobacillus oris genomic region, the following are encoded:
- the prmA gene encoding 50S ribosomal protein L11 methyltransferase — MDWTAVTVITSSEAVEAVSYILTSEGAQGVQIDDAADFAHLQPGKYGRYGEIIDPEEIPHRKQGAAVTGYFPEKTFVPEVVPTITSKVAKLKEYGLNPGANKVTAAMVNNEEWATVWQKYYHPLRVTNELTIVPQWEDYTPEQESEKLLYLDPGMAFGTGTHPTTRLMLQALEQVIRGGESLIDVGTGSGVLSIAAKQLGADQVAAYDVDDVAVESAKKNLVLNPVASDVKIGVNSLLDGIHTQVDVIVANILAEIIVPLIPQAYENLKPGGFFLTSGIIDDKADLIRKKLNEQGFIIDSETKMKDWHGIIAHKPTEEEA; from the coding sequence ATGGATTGGACAGCGGTAACGGTAATTACTTCAAGTGAGGCCGTCGAGGCGGTTAGCTACATCTTGACAAGTGAGGGGGCCCAGGGAGTGCAGATAGATGACGCCGCAGACTTTGCCCACCTTCAACCGGGAAAGTATGGTCGTTACGGCGAGATTATTGATCCAGAGGAGATACCCCATCGGAAGCAAGGGGCCGCGGTCACGGGGTACTTCCCGGAAAAGACCTTTGTCCCTGAAGTCGTCCCGACCATTACGAGCAAAGTAGCTAAACTCAAAGAGTATGGGCTAAACCCGGGGGCAAATAAGGTTACTGCGGCGATGGTCAATAACGAGGAATGGGCAACGGTCTGGCAAAAGTACTACCACCCGTTGCGGGTGACCAACGAGTTGACCATTGTTCCGCAGTGGGAGGACTACACTCCTGAGCAGGAGAGTGAAAAGCTACTGTACCTCGATCCGGGAATGGCATTTGGAACGGGGACCCACCCGACGACCCGGCTGATGCTCCAGGCACTGGAACAGGTTATCCGGGGCGGTGAATCCTTGATTGATGTTGGAACCGGGTCTGGCGTTCTTAGCATTGCCGCTAAGCAGCTAGGCGCTGACCAGGTGGCCGCTTACGATGTCGATGACGTGGCGGTTGAATCGGCAAAAAAGAACCTGGTCCTGAACCCGGTCGCCAGTGATGTGAAGATTGGCGTTAATAGCCTCCTGGATGGTATTCATACTCAAGTTGATGTAATTGTCGCCAATATTTTGGCTGAAATCATCGTGCCGCTGATTCCTCAAGCCTACGAAAATCTCAAGCCTGGCGGTTTCTTCCTAACCTCTGGAATCATTGATGATAAGGCAGATCTGATTCGCAAAAAATTAAATGAGCAGGGCTTTATTATTGATAGTGAAACTAAAATGAAAGATTGGCATGGTATCATTGCCCACAAGCCGACGGAGGAGGAAGCATAA
- a CDS encoding L-lactate dehydrogenase produces MSKNHQKVVLVGDGAVGSSYAFAMAQQGIAEEFAIVDIIKKRTEGDALDLEDATAFTAPKSIYSADYDTCKDADLVVITAGAPQKPGETRLQLVDKNLKIIKSVVEPIVKSGFDGVFLVAANPVDILTYAVQKFSGFPKNKVVGSGTSLDSARLRVALAKKFHVDPRDVSANIMAEHGDSEFAAFSSATIGGKPLLDMAKEQGVSEDDLLKIEDDVRNKAYEIINRKGATFYGVATALMRISRAILRDENSVLPVGAPLNGEYGLKDIYIGTPAVVNASGIERVIEVPLNDREKKAMADSAAALAEVAKNGLAKLEGNN; encoded by the coding sequence ATGTCAAAGAATCATCAAAAAGTTGTCCTCGTTGGTGACGGGGCCGTTGGTTCAAGCTACGCCTTTGCAATGGCACAACAAGGAATCGCGGAAGAATTCGCAATTGTGGACATCATTAAGAAGCGGACTGAAGGGGACGCTTTAGACTTGGAAGATGCCACTGCCTTTACTGCCCCAAAGAGTATTTACTCTGCTGACTACGACACTTGCAAGGATGCCGACCTGGTTGTTATTACTGCCGGTGCTCCACAAAAGCCTGGCGAAACTCGTCTGCAATTAGTTGACAAGAACTTGAAGATTATCAAGTCCGTAGTTGAACCAATTGTTAAGTCTGGTTTTGACGGTGTCTTCCTGGTTGCCGCTAACCCAGTTGACATCTTAACTTACGCCGTTCAAAAGTTCTCTGGCTTCCCGAAGAACAAGGTTGTTGGTTCCGGTACTTCTCTGGACTCCGCTCGTTTGCGGGTTGCCCTTGCTAAGAAGTTCCATGTTGACCCACGTGATGTTTCAGCTAACATCATGGCAGAACACGGTGACTCCGAATTTGCTGCCTTCTCCAGTGCGACTATCGGTGGCAAGCCATTACTGGACATGGCTAAGGAACAAGGTGTTTCTGAAGATGACCTGCTGAAGATTGAAGATGACGTCCGGAACAAGGCTTACGAAATCATCAACCGGAAGGGTGCAACCTTCTACGGTGTTGCTACTGCCTTGATGCGGATTTCACGGGCAATCCTGCGGGATGAAAATTCTGTTCTGCCAGTTGGTGCACCACTGAATGGTGAATATGGTTTGAAGGACATTTACATCGGTACTCCTGCCGTAGTCAACGCTTCTGGGATTGAACGCGTTATTGAAGTGCCACTGAATGACCGCGAAAAGAAGGCTATGGCTGACTCTGCAGCAGCATTAGCCGAAGTTGCTAAAAACGGTTTAGCTAAGCTGGAAGGCAATAACTAA
- a CDS encoding M24 family metallopeptidase, with translation MSKIEQLQASLVDQQLDAAYISDPMTIGYLTGFYEDPIERVMALVVFADAEPFLFTPALEVEAAKGAGWTQPVYGYLDHENPYELIADHVKKHAGTPINWGIEESHLTVERLLGLQQVLPAAKFSTNLTPTIEKMRLIKSADEIAKLNEAGKWADFMLEEGFKNLQLGRSEQEVAANLEYALKQHGIMHTSFDTLVQAGAHAAEPHGATSQNQIENNELVLFDLGCVVDGYCSDVSRTVAIGELNEKQKDIYQVCLEAQLAAQEAAKPGITAEELDSIARKIISKAGYGDYFIHRLGHGLGMSDHEFPSIMEGNSLVLQPGMCFSIEPGIYIPGVAGVRIEDCVHITEDGCEPFTHTSKELKTFHL, from the coding sequence ATGTCAAAAATTGAACAATTACAAGCAAGCCTTGTTGACCAGCAGCTTGATGCTGCTTACATCAGTGACCCAATGACAATTGGTTACTTAACGGGCTTTTATGAGGACCCAATCGAACGGGTCATGGCACTGGTTGTCTTTGCAGATGCGGAACCATTCCTCTTTACTCCAGCACTGGAAGTCGAGGCGGCCAAAGGTGCCGGTTGGACGCAACCGGTCTACGGCTACCTCGACCACGAAAATCCCTACGAATTAATTGCCGACCACGTAAAAAAGCACGCCGGCACACCAATCAACTGGGGAATCGAAGAAAGCCACTTAACCGTTGAACGGCTCCTCGGCCTCCAGCAAGTCCTGCCAGCAGCAAAGTTTTCGACCAACCTAACCCCAACCATCGAGAAAATGAGGTTGATCAAATCAGCCGATGAAATTGCTAAGCTGAACGAGGCCGGTAAATGGGCTGATTTTATGCTGGAGGAAGGGTTCAAGAACCTCCAGCTGGGCCGCAGCGAACAGGAAGTCGCTGCCAACTTGGAATACGCACTGAAGCAGCATGGCATTATGCACACTAGCTTTGACACCCTTGTTCAGGCCGGTGCCCATGCTGCAGAACCACACGGCGCTACTTCGCAAAATCAAATTGAAAACAATGAACTGGTCCTGTTCGACCTTGGCTGTGTCGTTGATGGCTACTGCAGTGATGTTTCCCGGACAGTCGCCATCGGGGAGCTCAATGAGAAGCAAAAGGATATTTATCAGGTCTGTCTGGAAGCACAGTTGGCCGCCCAGGAGGCAGCTAAACCAGGGATAACTGCCGAAGAACTGGATTCAATTGCTCGAAAGATCATCAGCAAGGCCGGCTACGGTGACTACTTTATCCACCGCTTAGGCCATGGGCTCGGTATGAGCGACCACGAATTCCCTTCAATCATGGAAGGCAACTCGCTAGTTCTCCAACCCGGAATGTGCTTCTCCATTGAACCAGGAATCTATATTCCAGGGGTTGCCGGTGTCCGAATTGAAGACTGCGTTCATATTACCGAGGATGGCTGCGAACCATTCACCCACACTAGCAAGGAGCTAAAAACTTTCCACCTTTAA
- a CDS encoding C69 family dipeptidase — protein MQNKDACTSIMVGKKASLDGATYIARNEDRVKAIEPKRFLVKPAVEGRHETYVSPYNKVTVPMPEKGMRYTSTPSLNQKTGPNEEDGINEANVAASFTESVYANDRVLAYDPFIKNGLAEDSLCTLILPFIHSAREGVEYTGKLIAKYGSAEGNGMQFADEDSVWYMEVVTGHQWVAVRIPDDCYAVTPNQVAIEDIDFDDPENYMWADGIQEFVEEHQLNPDTDRWDFRHIFGTSTQKDRHYNTPRTWFAQRYLSPQASQGQMPEDSEMPFIRKAEFKISNEDIQYVLKSHFNETPYDPMGDSPENKTYRAISLSRTAQSHILQVRNDKKYKTSVHWIELGVPAFNPYVPFFANADDTDESYRNVPEKMDLKCAFWLNEALAEVVESHYNEFIEKNEDYQKELNEWARRKIAEVDKEAAQLDGQALVDYLTKQNHEVAAHYNERTKELFFELLTEGCELSKMSFKMDPNL, from the coding sequence ATGCAAAATAAAGATGCTTGTACGTCAATTATGGTTGGTAAAAAGGCTTCTTTGGATGGAGCTACTTATATTGCTCGGAACGAAGACCGGGTTAAAGCAATTGAGCCGAAGCGCTTCCTGGTAAAGCCTGCCGTTGAAGGACGGCATGAAACTTACGTGTCACCTTATAATAAGGTAACCGTCCCGATGCCAGAAAAGGGGATGCGCTACACTTCTACGCCTAGTTTGAATCAAAAGACTGGTCCAAACGAAGAAGATGGAATCAACGAAGCTAACGTTGCCGCCTCCTTTACCGAGAGTGTTTATGCGAACGATCGGGTTCTGGCTTATGACCCGTTTATCAAGAATGGGTTGGCAGAGGACTCGCTCTGTACGTTAATTCTGCCATTTATCCACTCTGCCCGGGAAGGTGTTGAATATACCGGAAAATTAATTGCCAAGTATGGTTCAGCGGAGGGTAACGGGATGCAATTCGCTGATGAGGACAGTGTTTGGTACATGGAAGTTGTCACTGGTCACCAGTGGGTAGCTGTTCGGATTCCGGATGATTGTTATGCTGTGACACCAAACCAGGTAGCAATTGAGGACATTGACTTTGATGATCCTGAAAATTACATGTGGGCTGATGGTATCCAAGAATTTGTTGAGGAACACCAATTAAACCCTGACACTGACCGTTGGGACTTCCGGCACATCTTTGGGACCAGCACTCAAAAGGACCGGCACTACAACACACCACGGACTTGGTTTGCACAACGCTACCTTAGTCCTCAGGCTTCCCAGGGACAAATGCCAGAAGACTCGGAAATGCCATTTATTCGTAAGGCCGAGTTTAAGATTTCTAATGAAGACATCCAGTACGTTCTGAAGTCGCACTTCAACGAGACGCCTTATGACCCAATGGGGGACTCACCGGAAAACAAGACCTACCGGGCAATCTCCCTGTCCCGGACCGCGCAGTCACATATTTTGCAGGTTCGGAATGACAAGAAGTATAAGACCAGTGTTCACTGGATTGAGTTAGGGGTTCCAGCCTTCAACCCGTACGTTCCGTTCTTCGCTAACGCTGACGACACCGACGAGTCGTACCGGAATGTTCCTGAAAAGATGGACCTCAAATGTGCTTTCTGGTTAAATGAAGCTTTAGCGGAAGTTGTTGAAAGCCACTACAACGAATTTATCGAAAAGAACGAGGACTATCAAAAGGAACTTAACGAGTGGGCACGCCGGAAGATTGCCGAAGTCGACAAGGAAGCCGCTCAGTTGGACGGTCAAGCATTGGTTGACTACCTTACCAAGCAGAACCATGAGGTAGCCGCTCACTATAACGAACGGACAAAGGAACTCTTCTTTGAATTACTGACCGAGGGGTGTGAACTTTCAAAGATGTCGTTCAAGATGGATCCAAACTTGTAA
- the dtd gene encoding D-aminoacyl-tRNA deacylase, producing MRVVLQKVSHAQVSIAGEVVGKIGKGYMLLVGFAPGDGDAELDYLVHKIVNLRVFEDENGKMNRGLKDVDGEILSVSQFTLYADTRHGNRPGFTDAAKPEIAAPLYERFNAKLAATGVHVETGHFGADMQVDLENDGPVTIIYEK from the coding sequence ATGCGAGTAGTATTACAGAAGGTCAGTCATGCCCAGGTTTCGATTGCCGGTGAGGTCGTCGGCAAGATTGGCAAGGGCTACATGTTACTGGTCGGCTTTGCGCCCGGCGATGGGGATGCGGAACTTGACTACCTGGTTCACAAGATTGTTAACCTCCGGGTCTTTGAGGATGAAAACGGCAAGATGAACCGGGGCCTCAAGGATGTTGATGGGGAGATTCTCTCCGTTTCGCAGTTTACCCTCTACGCGGATACGCGCCACGGTAACCGCCCCGGCTTTACCGACGCGGCCAAGCCTGAAATTGCGGCGCCGCTCTATGAACGCTTTAATGCAAAACTGGCGGCCACTGGCGTGCATGTAGAGACCGGCCATTTTGGTGCCGACATGCAGGTCGACCTGGAAAACGACGGCCCGGTTACGATTATCTATGAAAAGTAA
- a CDS encoding OPT family oligopeptide transporter — MKKKTLDQSAYGGVPGSKYIPYLGSHDGLGGSPLIMIFGAVLAVIFAASTAYSGMKAGLTVSAGIPGAILGSGLVAAFAKKKGILGVNLIQGMSSGGEAIASGMIYVLPSIVLIGRKISFTYGFLVGVTAVAFAIGVSNIVFNYLIITQHGTLKYPESMAIAETLVASEAGGESLKMMGVGFGIGGILTFFTTQFMGWCNSMIEFSSKKFYKWDMSTEVNPMLLGIGFIIGINISIIMISGTIFAQFAVAPLLSYFIGMSGDSFKVWNDASIQLNQAGTDVVIGAYLKYIGAGMMLGGGIIGALKLIPAIKQSISETLKARKSSNGDNGDKFSSMLLLLGAVLILVVSFFFAKYNIMIALIGGLLSIILSFLFVIVSARMAGLIGASNNPVSGMTIASMVILTLIFAICGWSDNDHVQILLTFGVFIVTAISVGSGYMQTQKVSFVIGGNKNEMTKYYLIAGIIGTIVVVGTMILLEPQLRITGSNPPFGLPQANLIAALTQGIMSNKLPWVMVIAGVILSIVFFMLGVPVMAFALGFYLPASTTSIIFIGAVVRYFVEKVTKDKETSKHRISSGISMSSGLVAGSSIIGLIGIFLHVFGVIKDKTLTGFVASNEMAWVLLVIMLVAVLIPLFRIHGPQANSGEDK; from the coding sequence ATGAAGAAAAAGACTCTTGATCAGTCGGCGTATGGCGGTGTACCAGGAAGCAAGTACATTCCATATCTAGGTTCACACGATGGACTTGGTGGTAGTCCGCTGATTATGATTTTTGGTGCTGTTTTGGCTGTAATTTTTGCAGCATCAACGGCATATTCTGGAATGAAGGCTGGATTGACAGTTTCAGCTGGTATCCCTGGAGCAATTTTAGGATCAGGCTTAGTTGCGGCCTTTGCTAAGAAAAAGGGGATTCTAGGAGTTAACTTAATCCAAGGAATGTCTAGCGGTGGTGAAGCGATTGCCAGTGGGATGATTTATGTCTTGCCGTCAATCGTTCTGATTGGTCGTAAGATCAGCTTTACCTATGGCTTCCTTGTGGGGGTTACTGCCGTTGCGTTTGCAATCGGTGTTTCTAATATTGTTTTTAATTACTTAATCATTACGCAGCATGGGACATTAAAGTATCCTGAATCGATGGCGATTGCTGAAACACTGGTTGCTTCGGAAGCTGGTGGTGAATCACTAAAGATGATGGGAGTGGGTTTTGGTATCGGTGGTATCTTAACCTTCTTTACAACCCAGTTTATGGGTTGGTGTAACAGTATGATTGAATTCTCCAGCAAGAAATTTTATAAATGGGATATGTCGACTGAAGTAAACCCAATGCTACTCGGAATTGGGTTTATTATCGGGATTAATATTTCCATCATCATGATTTCTGGGACAATATTTGCTCAATTTGCGGTTGCACCTTTACTTAGTTACTTCATTGGGATGTCAGGTGATTCGTTTAAAGTTTGGAACGATGCAAGCATCCAGCTGAACCAGGCAGGAACTGACGTCGTAATTGGCGCCTATCTGAAATACATCGGTGCCGGGATGATGCTTGGTGGTGGAATTATCGGTGCTTTGAAGCTGATTCCTGCTATCAAGCAGTCAATTTCTGAAACTCTCAAAGCACGGAAGAGTAGTAATGGCGACAATGGTGATAAGTTCAGTTCAATGCTCTTGTTACTGGGAGCTGTATTGATTTTGGTAGTTTCCTTCTTCTTTGCAAAGTATAATATTATGATTGCATTGATTGGTGGCCTGCTATCAATTATTCTTTCATTCCTCTTCGTCATCGTTTCTGCCCGGATGGCAGGTTTGATTGGTGCTTCCAATAACCCGGTTTCTGGAATGACCATCGCGTCAATGGTAATTTTAACGTTGATTTTTGCAATTTGTGGCTGGTCAGACAATGACCATGTGCAGATTCTATTGACTTTTGGTGTATTTATCGTTACTGCCATTTCTGTTGGATCTGGTTATATGCAGACTCAAAAGGTTTCCTTTGTTATCGGCGGTAATAAAAACGAAATGACTAAGTATTACTTAATTGCCGGTATTATTGGGACTATTGTTGTTGTGGGAACGATGATTCTTCTGGAACCACAATTGCGAATTACCGGCTCAAACCCACCATTTGGGTTACCACAGGCTAACCTGATTGCTGCCTTGACTCAGGGGATTATGTCCAATAAGCTTCCATGGGTAATGGTAATTGCCGGTGTTATCCTTTCAATTGTTTTCTTCATGTTGGGCGTCCCTGTGATGGCATTTGCATTGGGCTTTTACCTTCCGGCTTCCACGACATCTATCATTTTCATCGGTGCGGTTGTTCGTTACTTTGTAGAGAAGGTTACCAAAGACAAAGAAACCTCTAAGCATCGAATCTCGAGCGGTATTAGTATGTCATCTGGTTTAGTTGCCGGAAGCTCGATCATCGGTTTGATTGGTATCTTCCTGCACGTCTTTGGTGTTATTAAGGATAAGACCTTGACTGGTTTTGTGGCATCTAATGAAATGGCTTGGGTCCTGTTAGTAATCATGCTGGTAGCAGTGCTGATTCCACTGTTTAGAATTCATGGACCGCAGGCAAATTCGGGAGAAGACAAGTAA
- a CDS encoding fructosamine kinase family protein: MSRNHQWFSQLPIKNITSYQPVSGGDINEAYQITADGKRYFIKVQPNHPADYFRHEINGLKALGQAVNTPTPLHNGDINGDAYLVLNWLDESTGSQADLGRTVARLHQQTNDQFGFGDNHQTKALVKDNSWNNSWTDFYVNQRLLPEVKVAANRGRWNRWREDHFQQMVKQFQQYYQGRDVKASLLHGDLWAGNFMFAGDHEPYLIDPDAVYGDREFDLAMTTVFGGFDEDFYHAYNAAYPFTPGINDRLPWYRFYYLCMHLVLFGESYGPAVDRILSQY, from the coding sequence ATGAGTAGAAATCACCAGTGGTTTAGCCAGTTGCCAATCAAAAACATCACCAGCTACCAGCCGGTCAGCGGTGGTGACATCAACGAAGCCTATCAGATTACAGCCGATGGGAAGAGGTATTTCATCAAGGTCCAGCCTAACCACCCGGCCGACTACTTCCGGCACGAAATCAACGGGCTCAAGGCGCTGGGCCAGGCCGTCAACACCCCGACCCCACTCCACAACGGGGACATCAACGGGGATGCCTACCTGGTCTTAAACTGGCTTGACGAAAGCACCGGCAGCCAGGCCGACCTGGGCCGCACGGTGGCACGGCTGCACCAGCAGACCAACGACCAGTTTGGCTTTGGCGATAACCACCAGACCAAGGCCCTGGTGAAGGACAACTCCTGGAATAATTCTTGGACCGATTTCTACGTCAACCAGCGGCTCCTGCCAGAGGTTAAGGTCGCCGCGAATCGCGGCCGCTGGAATCGCTGGCGGGAAGACCACTTCCAGCAGATGGTTAAGCAGTTTCAGCAGTATTATCAGGGCCGGGATGTAAAAGCCAGCCTCCTCCACGGGGACCTTTGGGCCGGTAACTTCATGTTCGCCGGCGACCACGAGCCCTACCTGATCGACCCGGACGCGGTTTACGGCGACCGGGAATTCGACCTGGCGATGACTACCGTCTTTGGCGGCTTTGACGAGGACTTCTACCACGCTTACAACGCGGCCTACCCGTTCACCCCGGGCATCAATGACCGCCTGCCCTGGTACCGGTTCTACTACCTCTGCATGCACCTAGTTCTCTTCGGTGAAAGCTACGGACCCGCGGTTGACCGGATTTTGAGCCAATACTGA
- a CDS encoding RelA/SpoT family protein gives MSEIRELTHEDVQKMVSSYMNAEHVALVEKAYRFAEVCHHDQRRKSGEPYIIHPIQVAGILANLQMDPETVAAGYLHDIVEDTGATLDDIKELFGPTIAMIVDGDTKLGKIQYKSNKEQMAATHRKLLLAMSKDIRVMIVKLADRLHNMRTLKHLRPDKQRRISNETLEVYAPIADRLGISTIKWELEDLSLRYLNPQQYYRIVHLMNSRRDQRVDSINRSIKLIKKAISDLDLGPNVEIYGRPKHIYSIYRKMVTQHKQFSQIYDLLAIRIVVDTIKDCYAALGAIHTNWKPMPGRFKDYIAMPKANGYQSLHTTIIGPEGRPLEVQIRTHHMHQVAEFGVAAHWAYKEGKTDGVQQTRDSQKLNVVKEILEMRSESQGTDEFMQGIQSDIFTDKVYAFTPKGDVIEMPKGAGPLDMAYQIHTEVGNHTTGAKVNGRIVPLDYEIKNGDIVDILTSSSSAGPSRDWLELVSTRRARNKIRSFFRAHDREENIEQGRHLIETELREAGYSAADLMTDEKCAEVASQLHYHSADDMFAALGFGDLPPVGVRNRFTADIRAKAESDRQEAAEKALLEDHQTLQKPDEREKQKQAKASSEGIVVEGVDNLLVRLSHCCNPVPGDAITGYITKGRGVSVHRADCPNIRAAQKSGQRIVSVYWANPDGDKTNYNADIEVQGYNRNGMLNDVLRSINNSTKYLNSVNGKVDHNKMVTISLTIGVRNLQQLQLIMDALKNIRDVYVVKRVIQ, from the coding sequence ATGTCAGAGATAAGAGAATTAACCCATGAAGATGTCCAAAAGATGGTATCTTCCTACATGAATGCTGAGCACGTTGCCCTGGTGGAAAAGGCCTATCGTTTTGCCGAGGTTTGTCACCACGACCAGCGGCGCAAGTCGGGTGAGCCGTACATTATTCATCCCATCCAGGTAGCGGGAATTTTAGCAAATCTTCAAATGGATCCAGAAACTGTTGCGGCTGGCTACCTGCATGATATTGTTGAGGATACGGGGGCGACCCTGGACGACATTAAGGAACTCTTTGGACCCACCATTGCGATGATTGTCGATGGCGATACCAAGTTAGGGAAGATTCAGTACAAGTCCAACAAGGAACAGATGGCGGCGACTCATCGGAAGCTCCTGCTAGCAATGTCGAAGGATATCCGGGTGATGATTGTGAAGCTGGCGGATCGCCTGCACAATATGCGGACGCTGAAACACCTGCGTCCTGACAAGCAACGCCGGATCTCTAATGAAACGCTGGAAGTTTATGCTCCCATCGCCGACCGGCTAGGGATTAGCACGATTAAGTGGGAATTAGAGGATTTGTCCCTCCGCTACCTTAATCCACAGCAATACTACCGGATTGTCCACCTGATGAACTCCCGGCGGGACCAGCGGGTCGACTCAATCAACCGGTCAATCAAGTTAATCAAGAAGGCCATCAGCGACCTTGACCTCGGTCCGAACGTGGAGATCTATGGGCGGCCGAAGCATATTTACTCGATTTATCGCAAGATGGTGACCCAGCACAAGCAGTTCAGTCAGATTTATGACCTGCTGGCGATCCGGATTGTGGTGGACACGATCAAGGATTGCTATGCCGCTCTCGGTGCTATCCATACAAACTGGAAGCCGATGCCGGGACGGTTTAAGGACTACATTGCCATGCCAAAGGCAAATGGCTACCAGTCCCTCCACACCACCATCATCGGTCCCGAGGGGCGGCCACTAGAAGTTCAGATTCGGACCCACCACATGCACCAGGTGGCCGAGTTTGGGGTGGCCGCTCACTGGGCCTATAAGGAAGGAAAGACCGACGGCGTCCAACAGACTCGCGATAGTCAGAAACTGAACGTGGTTAAGGAAATCCTGGAGATGCGGAGTGAAAGTCAGGGCACTGATGAGTTCATGCAGGGCATCCAGAGCGATATTTTCACTGACAAGGTCTACGCATTTACCCCCAAGGGGGACGTGATTGAGATGCCCAAGGGGGCGGGTCCACTGGACATGGCTTACCAGATCCATACTGAGGTTGGCAACCACACGACCGGGGCGAAGGTTAACGGCCGGATTGTTCCCCTTGACTACGAAATCAAGAACGGGGACATTGTCGATATCTTGACCTCTTCTTCCTCGGCCGGGCCAAGCCGGGACTGGCTGGAGCTGGTTTCAACGCGGCGGGCCCGCAACAAGATTCGGTCCTTTTTCCGTGCCCATGACCGGGAGGAAAATATCGAGCAGGGCCGTCACCTGATTGAAACCGAACTTCGGGAAGCCGGCTATTCTGCGGCGGACCTAATGACGGACGAAAAGTGTGCAGAAGTGGCGAGCCAGCTGCACTACCACTCTGCTGATGATATGTTTGCGGCGCTCGGTTTCGGCGACTTGCCGCCGGTCGGTGTCCGCAACCGCTTCACGGCTGATATCCGGGCCAAGGCGGAAAGCGACCGGCAGGAGGCTGCCGAGAAGGCCCTGCTAGAAGACCACCAGACCCTGCAGAAACCGGATGAGCGGGAAAAACAGAAGCAGGCCAAGGCTTCCAGCGAGGGTATCGTCGTGGAAGGGGTCGATAACCTGCTGGTTCGGCTCAGCCATTGCTGCAACCCGGTTCCCGGTGATGCCATTACCGGCTACATCACCAAGGGCCGTGGAGTTTCCGTCCACCGGGCAGACTGTCCAAACATTCGGGCGGCCCAAAAGAGTGGTCAGAGAATCGTCAGTGTTTACTGGGCTAACCCAGACGGCGATAAGACCAACTACAATGCGGATATTGAGGTCCAGGGCTATAATCGCAACGGGATGTTGAATGACGTTCTGCGGTCGATTAACAACAGTACTAAGTACCTGAACTCGGTTAACGGGAAGGTTGACCATAACAAGATGGTCACCATCAGCCTAACGATTGGTGTGCGGAACCTGCAACAGCTGCAATTAATCATGGATGCTTTGAAGAACATCCGCGACGTTTACGTAGTTAAGCGGGTAATACAGTAG
- a CDS encoding 16S rRNA (uracil(1498)-N(3))-methyltransferase has protein sequence MQRYFLAAELSNDALTLPRDVAHHLTTVLRAQPGEQVELVLADHRAYLAEVATIQPATTVKLVKQLPGNSELPVEVTLLCGLPKTKEKPEWIVQKATELGATTIAFFESERSISHWTANKRERKLARLQKIADGAAEQSHRNYQPQVAYYENLTAALAANPAPVRLVAWEESAKQGETSALAQVLTKLTAGEQVVAIFGPEGGLTTGEVELMQAAGVVPVGLGPRILRTETAPLYFLSAVSYVCELAAAKN, from the coding sequence ATGCAACGTTATTTCCTTGCCGCTGAGCTGAGCAATGATGCCCTGACCCTTCCCCGGGATGTCGCTCACCACCTGACAACGGTTCTGCGTGCCCAACCGGGTGAACAGGTAGAATTGGTTCTCGCTGACCACCGGGCTTACTTAGCAGAAGTTGCGACAATTCAGCCGGCGACCACGGTTAAACTAGTCAAGCAGTTGCCAGGGAACAGTGAGCTGCCGGTGGAGGTGACCCTCCTCTGTGGCCTCCCTAAAACGAAGGAAAAGCCAGAGTGGATCGTGCAGAAGGCGACGGAGCTAGGTGCGACCACGATTGCCTTCTTTGAGTCTGAACGTTCAATCAGCCACTGGACAGCTAATAAGCGGGAGCGTAAATTGGCCCGCCTGCAAAAAATTGCCGATGGGGCCGCTGAACAGTCCCACCGTAACTATCAACCACAAGTGGCCTACTATGAGAACTTAACGGCCGCGTTGGCAGCCAATCCTGCTCCAGTACGGTTGGTAGCCTGGGAGGAGTCAGCCAAGCAGGGCGAAACCAGCGCCCTCGCTCAAGTACTGACCAAACTAACCGCCGGGGAGCAAGTCGTTGCTATTTTCGGCCCCGAGGGTGGTTTGACAACAGGTGAGGTGGAACTGATGCAGGCCGCCGGGGTAGTCCCGGTGGGGTTAGGTCCCCGAATTTTGCGGACTGAGACGGCGCCCCTGTATTTCCTCTCCGCGGTGTCATACGTTTGCGAATTGGCTGCCGCTAAAAATTAA